In Phormidium yuhuli AB48, one genomic interval encodes:
- a CDS encoding DUF4231 domain-containing protein: MAKKKKTYNDYLKEQFGGLIDQLEISDLQKEFVKSRWLDQLMWLEKKSGESQKKHFRLRLITIIGGVVIPAMVSLNVRDGPAKDVIFWGTFSLAQVVAISASVEEFFHYGERWTQYRKTAEMLKTEGWQYFQLSGPYRDSSCHSSAYRSFADRVEHLIQEDVSAITAVLEEAQQQQGQRSAEASSQFSEMAQELGRSRPLPPPPPPRPQPPVPAQRRASVNEPSTLPRYDDSITRDPFGDDFGDEVGPTPAPITSQPPRSSRSSGKAHVTAPPPPEINDPKLQNLKAPPGEPISPRAT; encoded by the coding sequence ATGGCAAAGAAAAAGAAAACCTATAACGACTACCTGAAGGAACAGTTCGGCGGTCTCATTGACCAGCTCGAAATCTCGGACCTCCAGAAAGAATTTGTCAAATCTCGCTGGCTGGACCAACTCATGTGGTTGGAGAAAAAGTCGGGAGAGTCCCAGAAAAAGCATTTCCGACTCCGTCTAATCACGATTATCGGCGGTGTCGTCATCCCCGCTATGGTCAGTCTGAATGTACGAGATGGTCCAGCCAAAGATGTGATTTTTTGGGGAACCTTTAGTTTGGCGCAGGTGGTCGCTATTAGTGCCTCAGTGGAAGAGTTTTTCCACTATGGGGAACGCTGGACTCAATATCGTAAAACCGCAGAAATGCTGAAAACCGAGGGTTGGCAGTATTTCCAACTGAGTGGCCCCTATCGTGACTCGTCTTGTCATAGTAGCGCCTATCGCAGTTTTGCAGACCGGGTTGAACATCTGATTCAAGAAGATGTTTCGGCTATCACAGCCGTCCTAGAAGAAGCTCAGCAACAACAGGGTCAAAGGAGTGCTGAGGCCAGCAGTCAGTTCTCTGAAATGGCTCAGGAACTCGGACGGAGTCGACCACTCCCCCCCCCTCCTCCTCCTCGCCCCCAGCCCCCGGTTCCCGCTCAACGGAGAGCAAGTGTCAATGAACCCAGCACCCTCCCTCGCTATGATGACTCGATCACCCGTGATCCCTTTGGGGATGACTTTGGTGATGAGGTTGGGCCAACGCCAGCTCCAATCACCTCTCAACCCCCCCGCTCTTCCCGTTCTTCTGGGAAAGCTCATGTGACGGCTCCCCCACCACCGGAGATTAACGATCCCAAGCTACAAAATCTCAAAGCACCTCCGGGGGAACCCATTTCTCCGCGAGCCACGTGA
- a CDS encoding 2OG-Fe(II) oxygenase: MTAVPPDHPPQPTPSGVGRLNQRFHHLVAQSLTTLEDLLEDEGLTALERGRLALDILALAQQSPEAAEWSPLNSIGHLVKETPEVSQPLETSCLDEVVCFDDFLSPEENQNALAIALGQQEDFVPSSTTSKADNYRQSSILYATYFPQFYHQLKRKILVALPQIWHPLNHSPFSVTQVEMQLTVHGDGCYYKVHNDSGSPETITRELTYVYYVHSQPAQFSGGELRLYPTDPHDGRLLDRKRFKTITPENNRLVLFNSRCQHEVMPVRCPSHEFEASRFTFNGWLRR, translated from the coding sequence ATGACCGCTGTTCCTCCTGACCATCCCCCTCAACCCACCCCCTCGGGAGTGGGTCGTCTCAATCAGCGGTTTCATCATTTGGTCGCACAATCCCTCACCACCCTAGAGGATTTGCTTGAGGATGAGGGGTTAACAGCTTTAGAGCGGGGCAGACTGGCTTTAGACATCTTAGCCTTGGCCCAACAATCTCCAGAAGCGGCCGAGTGGTCACCCCTGAACTCCATAGGCCACCTCGTCAAGGAGACTCCGGAGGTCAGTCAGCCCCTAGAAACGAGTTGTCTCGATGAGGTGGTCTGTTTCGATGACTTCTTATCCCCAGAGGAGAATCAGAACGCCTTGGCCATTGCCCTAGGGCAACAAGAGGATTTTGTGCCTTCCAGCACCACCAGTAAAGCCGACAACTATCGTCAGTCCTCCATCCTCTACGCCACTTACTTTCCCCAGTTTTACCACCAACTCAAACGTAAAATTCTCGTTGCCCTACCTCAGATTTGGCATCCCCTCAACCATTCTCCCTTCTCGGTGACTCAAGTAGAAATGCAGCTCACCGTCCATGGCGATGGCTGCTATTACAAAGTCCATAACGACTCCGGCAGTCCCGAAACCATTACCCGGGAACTCACCTATGTCTATTATGTGCATTCCCAACCGGCCCAGTTTTCCGGGGGAGAACTGCGCTTATACCCAACCGATCCCCATGATGGACGCCTGCTCGATCGCAAACGCTTTAAAACCATCACCCCTGAGAACAACCGTTTGGTCTTATTCAACAGCCGCTGTCAACACGAAGTGATGCCCGTTCGCTGTCCCTCCCATGAGTTTGAGGCCAGTCGCTTCACCTTTAACGGCTGGCTGCGACGATAA
- a CDS encoding MFS transporter — MQVFQALNPEQRRNLSLLFIGGLFFWASMASLLPTLPLYVQDLGGTQAQIGWVMGSFAIGLLISRPTLGRWADRRSRVSVLRVGTTVVAIAPLGYLIADSIPQLMLLRTFHGISIAAFTTAYSALVADISPPEKRGELIGYMSLVTPMGLAIGPAIGGFVQQGLGYTPLFLMTAGLGLLSGLCSTFLNNTPSPHQSQATNLPTSERFWVMLASPRIQIPATLMFIVGLIFGTITTFVPLHIQDSGVNFNPGFFYTMAAISSFTMRLLTGRASDRWGRGLFISGALICYFLAMLLLWQADRPGMFALAGLIEGMAAGTMLPTTIALMTDRSQSQERGRVFALCVGGFDLGIAIAGPLLGTFAETLGYAQLFAIAASLSAIAFLLFITRNSKDLSHSFRFALGRERDIYALDRLG; from the coding sequence TTGCAAGTTTTTCAAGCCCTCAACCCCGAACAACGACGGAATCTCAGCCTCCTATTCATCGGAGGTCTCTTTTTCTGGGCCAGTATGGCCTCCCTATTACCCACCCTACCCCTCTATGTGCAGGATTTAGGGGGAACCCAAGCTCAAATCGGGTGGGTGATGGGGTCTTTTGCCATTGGCCTACTCATCTCTCGTCCCACACTAGGCCGTTGGGCCGATCGCCGCAGTCGAGTGTCCGTGCTGCGGGTGGGGACAACGGTGGTGGCCATCGCCCCCCTCGGTTATCTCATCGCCGACTCGATTCCTCAACTGATGCTACTACGGACGTTCCATGGCATTAGTATCGCCGCCTTCACCACCGCCTACAGCGCCTTAGTCGCCGACATCTCCCCCCCAGAAAAACGGGGAGAACTCATCGGCTACATGAGTTTAGTCACCCCCATGGGCCTGGCCATTGGTCCAGCCATCGGTGGCTTTGTGCAACAGGGACTCGGCTACACCCCCCTCTTTCTCATGACCGCCGGACTGGGGCTATTGAGTGGTCTCTGTTCCACATTCCTCAATAACACCCCCTCCCCCCATCAATCCCAGGCCACGAACCTGCCCACCTCAGAACGGTTCTGGGTCATGTTAGCCAGTCCCCGCATCCAAATCCCCGCCACCCTGATGTTCATCGTGGGTTTAATTTTCGGGACTATCACCACCTTCGTGCCCCTCCATATCCAAGACAGCGGGGTGAACTTTAACCCCGGCTTCTTCTACACCATGGCCGCCATCTCCAGCTTTACCATGCGGCTGCTTACCGGTCGGGCCTCCGATCGCTGGGGCCGAGGCCTCTTCATCAGTGGGGCCCTAATCTGCTATTTTCTGGCCATGCTCCTATTGTGGCAAGCAGACCGTCCAGGAATGTTTGCCCTCGCTGGACTCATTGAAGGCATGGCCGCTGGAACCATGTTGCCCACCACCATCGCCCTGATGACCGATCGCTCCCAAAGTCAAGAACGAGGACGAGTCTTCGCCCTCTGTGTTGGAGGGTTTGACCTAGGAATTGCCATCGCCGGCCCTCTCCTGGGAACCTTTGCCGAGACCCTCGGCTATGCCCAACTGTTTGCCATTGCCGCCAGCCTCTCGGCCATCGCCTTCCTCTTGTTCATCACCCGCAATAGTAAAGACCTCTCCCACTCCTTCCGCTTTGCCCTCGGCCGAGAACGAGATATCTATGCCTTGGATCGCCTCGGCTAA
- a CDS encoding PEP-CTERM sorting domain-containing protein, whose amino-acid sequence MVIAASPAQGFTLSGSLYNYEEDDTKVDYWLTDLGGTIQFDFKVDTGVNMADLRGLFLNINDKSLLSGLSATAASNPFADIDAANFYSIGSNDFKIDSGGTTNFGFGGGNNLNGGGRNAPNYTIGLNIGQQGISRYDIQGTSFILQHDSQALSLDLFTESLFGVRLMSVGEDRQGSSKLRGETSDEIVVSEPSNPEPEPTPFPTVVPTPLPTPVPTPESREVPEPVGILALVGLATTLTRLRRRDHSSSRPSL is encoded by the coding sequence ATGGTGATCGCCGCCTCTCCGGCTCAGGGATTTACCCTAAGCGGGTCTCTGTATAACTACGAAGAGGATGACACCAAAGTTGACTACTGGCTAACAGACCTCGGTGGCACGATTCAGTTTGACTTCAAAGTCGACACCGGCGTTAATATGGCAGACCTGCGAGGACTGTTCCTGAATATTAACGATAAATCTCTCTTAAGTGGACTAAGCGCAACAGCCGCAAGTAACCCCTTTGCAGACATTGATGCTGCTAACTTTTACAGCATCGGTTCTAACGACTTTAAAATCGATAGCGGAGGAACAACCAATTTTGGCTTTGGTGGTGGGAATAACCTCAATGGTGGAGGACGCAACGCCCCTAACTACACCATTGGCTTAAACATTGGTCAACAGGGGATCAGCCGCTATGACATTCAAGGCACCTCCTTCATCCTCCAACATGATAGCCAAGCTCTCTCTTTAGACCTATTTACCGAGAGTCTGTTTGGTGTCCGCCTGATGAGTGTTGGGGAAGACCGTCAAGGGAGCAGTAAATTACGGGGAGAAACCTCTGATGAGATTGTGGTCTCAGAGCCCTCAAACCCTGAGCCTGAACCGACCCCATTCCCCACAGTGGTTCCCACTCCCCTACCCACCCCAGTCCCAACTCCCGAATCTCGGGAAGTCCCGGAACCCGTAGGAATTTTAGCCCTCGTGGGATTGGCAACAACCCTGACCCGCTTACGCCGGCGTGACCACAGTTCATCCCGTCCTAGTCTCTAA
- a CDS encoding RNA-guided endonuclease InsQ/TnpB family protein has translation MLNMTWEFKLEPTAEQVSEIEHILDVCRNVWNFARREGKDWLDSRKSPVNACSIRQEFILPADTPFPNYHVQAKRLTAAKIDFPRLKTVNAQVLQQVLRLHRKLKSLQRRLKNKQKGSANWLKLQKKISRVHQRIADTRKDWHFKLAHHLCDSAGMIFVEDLDERIMAKGMLGKHTLDAGLGQFTNPILPWVCFKGDVFYGKVDARGTSQECPDCGAEVNKDLSTRIHHCHNCGSIKPRDVAAAQVICTRGQRGIENACEGDAAGAGVTQSSWHLLKQEIFGATQGISRHTRSRLLGEDVKRPRH, from the coding sequence ATGCTAAACATGACGTGGGAATTTAAGCTAGAGCCAACTGCGGAGCAGGTTTCAGAGATTGAACACATTCTTGATGTGTGCCGCAATGTCTGGAATTTTGCGCGGCGGGAAGGTAAAGACTGGCTGGATTCTCGTAAGTCTCCGGTGAATGCCTGTTCGATTCGGCAGGAGTTCATCTTGCCAGCAGATACACCATTTCCTAACTACCACGTTCAGGCTAAGCGGCTAACTGCCGCCAAGATTGATTTTCCCAGGCTCAAGACGGTCAACGCTCAGGTTCTTCAGCAGGTTCTCCGACTGCACCGCAAGCTGAAATCGCTGCAACGCCGATTAAAGAACAAGCAGAAGGGGTCAGCCAACTGGCTGAAGCTCCAGAAGAAAATTTCGAGAGTCCATCAACGCATTGCCGACACACGAAAAGACTGGCATTTTAAACTGGCCCATCATCTCTGTGATAGTGCTGGGATGATATTTGTCGAAGACCTGGACGAACGCATTATGGCCAAGGGAATGCTGGGTAAACACACCCTGGACGCTGGGCTGGGTCAGTTCACCAACCCAATCCTGCCTTGGGTGTGTTTCAAGGGGGATGTGTTTTACGGCAAAGTTGATGCACGAGGCACGTCTCAGGAATGCCCCGATTGTGGGGCAGAGGTCAACAAAGACCTCTCAACCCGAATCCATCATTGCCACAACTGCGGGTCCATCAAACCCCGTGATGTGGCGGCGGCTCAAGTGATCTGTACCCGTGGGCAACGGGGAATCGAAAATGCCTGTGAAGGGGATGCGGCGGGGGCTGGGGTCACTCAGTCTAGCTGGCACCTGTTGAAGCAGGAAATCTTTGGGGCGACCCAGGGAATCTCCCGGCATACCCGCTCTCGGTTGCTGGGAGAGGATGTCAAAAGACCTCGCCATTAG
- a CDS encoding HNH endonuclease has protein sequence MAKVLVLNASYEPLNITSWQRAVILVFKGKAERLEHNGKFVYPGCPLPTVIRLRYYVRVPYKEIPLTRRNIFYRDAHTCQYCNYSGDELTLDHVLPRSRGGGESWENLVTACVRCNVSKGNRTPQEAGMVLQGRPHRPHSSLYFEVRRCVTSGTHPEWGKYTIGLER, from the coding sequence ATGGCCAAGGTTCTTGTCTTGAATGCATCCTATGAACCGCTGAATATTACAAGCTGGCAGCGGGCGGTTATTCTGGTGTTTAAGGGGAAGGCGGAACGTCTGGAACATAACGGAAAGTTCGTTTATCCGGGCTGTCCGCTCCCTACTGTTATTCGACTCCGTTATTACGTGCGAGTTCCGTATAAGGAGATTCCCCTGACTCGTCGCAATATTTTTTATCGAGATGCCCATACCTGCCAGTATTGTAACTACAGTGGCGATGAGTTGACATTAGACCATGTGTTGCCTCGCTCGCGCGGTGGGGGAGAAAGTTGGGAGAATTTGGTGACCGCCTGTGTACGCTGTAATGTCAGTAAGGGCAATCGCACTCCCCAAGAGGCGGGGATGGTGTTGCAGGGCCGCCCCCATCGTCCTCATAGTAGTTTGTATTTTGAGGTGCGCCGCTGCGTTACAAGTGGGACTCATCCGGAATGGGGTAAGTATACAATTGGCCTTGAGCGATGA
- the hetZ gene encoding heterocyst differentiation protein HetZ encodes MTDSLVQWLAQQLQTNTRASPKHCQTVASRIAEEVTRTCEQSQRIQRSGDVLGWGYHLAQHRLEQILQYYRRGSEGGRLELHSTLSAIVYRYVNPPNVQSSYGARLQLIEDFLQTFYLETLNALRREAQLPPTHSPRSLLELAEYLAFTERYGKRRIHLNRGRSQQLIILRAQTFAQQQPLDLSVDLQQASDGKPNEGGSSSGDASLSQVRDRIVDRAQDPTDDLLRRRIIEELITYLDENNQSACADYFVLRLQDLPTSDIEAILGLNPRERDYLQQRFKYHLIRFSLSHRWQLVHEWLDADLDHNLGMTSAQWESFLRECNAPERDLLDAKRRGDSDEQIIQQLGLSPAQLQRRWFSLLKRAWDYRND; translated from the coding sequence ATGACAGATTCCCTTGTACAATGGTTAGCTCAACAACTTCAGACGAATACTCGTGCCAGTCCCAAACATTGCCAAACCGTCGCCAGTCGCATTGCAGAAGAGGTGACCCGCACCTGTGAGCAAAGCCAACGGATTCAACGTTCCGGGGATGTCCTGGGTTGGGGCTATCATTTAGCGCAACATCGCCTAGAGCAGATTCTGCAATATTATCGGCGTGGCTCAGAAGGGGGACGCTTGGAGTTACATAGCACCCTTAGCGCCATTGTCTATCGCTATGTCAATCCCCCCAATGTTCAGTCGAGTTACGGGGCCCGGCTACAACTGATTGAAGATTTTTTGCAAACCTTTTATCTAGAAACCCTTAACGCCCTACGCCGTGAAGCTCAACTCCCCCCAACCCACTCACCGCGATCGCTCCTGGAACTCGCCGAATATCTGGCCTTCACTGAACGCTATGGCAAACGGCGGATACATCTCAATCGCGGCCGTAGTCAACAGCTCATCATTTTGCGGGCCCAAACCTTTGCCCAACAGCAACCCCTAGATCTTTCCGTGGATTTACAACAGGCCAGTGATGGCAAGCCTAATGAGGGGGGGAGTAGCTCAGGAGATGCGTCCTTATCTCAGGTGCGCGATCGCATTGTCGACCGGGCTCAAGATCCCACCGATGACCTACTACGCCGGCGTATCATCGAAGAACTGATCACCTATCTCGACGAGAACAATCAAAGTGCTTGTGCTGACTACTTTGTCCTGCGTCTCCAAGACCTGCCCACTTCAGACATTGAAGCTATCCTAGGATTAAATCCCCGGGAACGGGACTATCTACAACAACGGTTTAAGTACCATCTCATCCGTTTTTCCCTCTCTCACCGTTGGCAGCTAGTCCATGAATGGCTCGACGCGGATCTCGACCATAATTTAGGGATGACGAGTGCTCAATGGGAGAGCTTTCTCAGGGAATGTAACGCCCCAGAGCGAGATTTACTCGACGCGAAACGTCGGGGGGACTCAGACGAGCAGATTATCCAACAGCTCGGACTGAGCCCAGCACAACTCCAGCGGCGCTGGTTCAGCCTCCTCAAGCGAGCCTGGGACTATCGCAATGATTAA
- a CDS encoding MDR family MFS transporter, with protein MIKTSARQQVRILILGRFLSQIGTGFTLFYAPIFFVNQVGISTTLVGIALGAASIAGIIGRVLSGSLCDSPRFGRKRTLLLSAVSSGLGSFLLATTQDFSTLLIGSLLNGFGLGLYWPAAETIVADLTQPEERRETYALNRLADSLGLEFGIVLGGAWVEWTQEYRLLFIIDGVSYVVFFLVLGLALKETIAPGLERENPLKNWLRALSDRTLLIYAAANILFTTYISQNHTALPVYLSNFIPGAEGNGFPARIVSGLFAWHIAVSVLLQLPMARWLNRFNHARALMISACIWALSFISVWVIGNSSRPLIWSIVALGVMAIATISYTPSASALVVELAPEQMRGVYLSINSLCWAIGYAIGPPLGGIALDGSQQLANNFWLLLAGSLILIIWILQRLEQRLIAQGQLYTYPIPDESHL; from the coding sequence ATGATAAAAACGAGCGCCCGCCAACAAGTTCGCATTCTCATTCTGGGACGATTCCTATCCCAAATTGGCACGGGGTTCACCCTTTTCTACGCCCCCATTTTCTTCGTTAACCAGGTGGGCATCTCCACCACCCTGGTCGGGATAGCCCTGGGGGCAGCTTCCATCGCCGGGATCATCGGGCGGGTTCTCAGCGGTTCTCTGTGTGACTCCCCCCGCTTTGGGCGCAAACGAACTCTACTCCTATCCGCCGTATCCTCCGGCTTAGGCTCCTTCCTCCTGGCTACTACCCAAGACTTCAGCACCCTGCTCATCGGCAGTTTACTCAATGGCTTTGGCCTCGGTTTATATTGGCCTGCCGCAGAAACCATTGTCGCCGATCTCACCCAACCGGAAGAACGACGAGAAACCTATGCTCTCAATCGACTAGCCGATAGTCTGGGTTTAGAATTTGGCATTGTCCTAGGAGGGGCTTGGGTTGAATGGACTCAAGAGTATCGGTTGCTGTTTATTATCGATGGTGTCTCCTATGTGGTCTTTTTCCTTGTGTTGGGACTGGCCCTCAAAGAAACCATTGCCCCAGGATTAGAGCGAGAGAATCCTCTGAAGAACTGGTTGCGGGCCTTGAGCGATCGCACCCTACTGATTTACGCCGCCGCCAATATTCTCTTTACCACCTATATCTCCCAAAACCATACTGCCCTTCCCGTTTACCTGAGTAACTTCATTCCCGGGGCCGAGGGCAATGGCTTTCCGGCCCGGATTGTCAGCGGGCTATTTGCCTGGCATATTGCCGTCTCCGTCCTGTTGCAACTGCCCATGGCCCGTTGGTTAAACCGCTTTAACCATGCCCGGGCCCTGATGATTTCTGCCTGTATCTGGGCTCTAAGTTTTATCAGTGTTTGGGTGATTGGCAACAGTAGCCGTCCTCTGATTTGGTCAATTGTTGCCTTAGGGGTAATGGCGATCGCCACCATTTCCTATACCCCCTCCGCCTCCGCCCTCGTCGTGGAACTCGCCCCTGAACAGATGCGGGGAGTGTATCTCTCCATTAACTCCCTCTGCTGGGCCATCGGCTACGCCATCGGTCCCCCCTTAGGGGGCATTGCCCTCGATGGGTCCCAGCAACTGGCTAACAACTTCTGGCTATTGTTAGCCGGGAGTTTAATCCTGATCATCTGGATTCTCCAACGCCTAGAACAGCGTCTCATCGCTCAAGGCCAATTGTATACTTACCCCATTCCGGATGAGTCCCACTTGTAA
- a CDS encoding transglutaminaseTgpA domain-containing protein, translating into MSASNSPSWTSSLPLLGRVWEAWRSLPPPIPEDSVTLRVLVQLLVIVGMVATDVAAGTQISLWAVPLSIMGASWSWFRRRERNVLLKFALAIALIGTLVVFLSNLVTTLNDTRVILGELLIQVQVLHTFDLPRRKDLGYSMVIALILIGVAGTISQTMAFAPFLVLFLLLAIPTLIYDYRARLGLSDRPSDGSQASVVKTVRQSFPWKASLTLALLVLSLGLVLFTVIPRVPGYQLRSFPVSSTIDFRGDFDGRNIVSPQAQADGSQFNGEGEGTAEGPGEVDETFYAGFAESMNQNLRGSMTPQVVMRVRSQAPGFWRVMAFDEYTGQGWRVSRNDNVREVRRSPWSFRFDLPFMGPRSYTQEVIQTYSIVADFPGLIPVLDQPRYLYFPTEDVAIGPEGSLRSPVPLSDGLTYSVVSHVSLRDRTRLGEAATTYPQSIADVYLQVPEEIEERLRDYSQSVLANAPNPLNNPYEISLYLAQYLKQNYNVPQDPFGLPFLDEGEDLALNFLFRCEEAANPAACTPGGYPDHFSTVFTLLLRSLGIPARLATGFDPGNFNPFTGLYEVKNTDAFALTEVYFPSHGWFAFDPIPGHEVIPPSVSEYEPFGVLRQFWDWIAGWLPSPVTGFINGLFVMLGRGIDWFLERFSRGWFGILTGLLTLVLFGFAGWLSWQGWREWKRRRWLSKLAAMERLYQQMLQQLAADGCGKHPADTPLEFARQVGDRYPAEVCIIVSRICQAYVGWRYGKESVPVEELRQQWQRVQRRDWRRKLATLGRR; encoded by the coding sequence ATGTCTGCTTCAAATTCCCCAAGTTGGACTTCTTCTTTACCGTTGCTGGGACGAGTTTGGGAGGCTTGGCGATCGCTCCCTCCTCCTATCCCGGAAGATTCAGTAACCTTACGGGTATTGGTGCAATTACTGGTGATTGTGGGGATGGTGGCCACGGATGTGGCGGCGGGAACTCAAATTAGCCTTTGGGCGGTTCCGTTGAGTATCATGGGCGCTAGCTGGAGTTGGTTCCGTCGGCGAGAACGGAATGTGCTGCTGAAGTTCGCGTTGGCGATCGCCCTGATTGGGACGTTAGTGGTCTTTCTCAGTAATCTCGTCACCACCCTCAATGATACTCGGGTGATTCTAGGGGAACTACTAATTCAGGTGCAAGTCCTCCATACCTTCGATTTACCCCGACGCAAGGATTTAGGCTATTCGATGGTCATCGCCTTGATTCTGATTGGGGTGGCGGGAACCATTAGCCAAACCATGGCCTTTGCGCCGTTCCTGGTGCTATTTCTGCTGCTGGCGATTCCCACCTTAATCTATGATTATCGGGCCCGTTTGGGCTTGAGCGATCGCCCCTCGGACGGTTCCCAAGCGTCAGTGGTGAAGACGGTACGCCAGTCGTTTCCCTGGAAGGCCAGCCTCACCCTGGCCCTACTGGTGCTGAGTTTAGGATTAGTCTTATTTACGGTCATCCCTCGGGTTCCGGGATATCAGTTACGCTCGTTCCCCGTCAGCAGTACCATTGACTTTCGCGGCGACTTCGATGGTCGTAATATCGTCAGTCCCCAGGCCCAAGCCGATGGAAGCCAGTTTAATGGGGAAGGAGAGGGAACCGCTGAAGGTCCCGGAGAGGTGGATGAAACCTTTTATGCGGGGTTTGCTGAGAGTATGAACCAAAACCTGCGGGGTTCGATGACGCCTCAGGTGGTGATGCGGGTGCGATCGCAGGCCCCGGGATTTTGGCGAGTCATGGCGTTTGATGAGTACACCGGCCAGGGTTGGCGTGTCTCCAGAAATGACAATGTACGGGAGGTTCGCCGTTCTCCCTGGAGTTTCCGCTTTGACTTACCCTTTATGGGACCGCGTAGTTACACCCAGGAGGTGATTCAAACCTACAGCATCGTCGCTGACTTCCCAGGACTGATTCCCGTTCTCGACCAACCCCGTTATCTCTATTTTCCCACAGAGGATGTGGCGATCGGTCCAGAAGGGTCTTTGCGTTCGCCGGTTCCTTTATCGGATGGCTTGACCTATAGTGTGGTTTCTCATGTCTCCTTGCGCGATCGCACTCGTCTAGGAGAAGCCGCCACCACCTATCCCCAAAGCATCGCCGACGTCTATTTACAAGTTCCCGAGGAGATTGAGGAGCGATTACGGGACTATAGCCAATCGGTGTTAGCCAACGCTCCCAATCCTCTAAACAACCCCTATGAGATATCTCTATATCTAGCTCAATATCTCAAACAGAACTATAATGTCCCCCAAGACCCCTTTGGTTTACCATTTCTCGATGAGGGGGAAGATTTAGCCCTAAACTTCCTCTTTCGCTGTGAAGAGGCCGCCAATCCAGCCGCTTGTACCCCAGGAGGCTATCCTGACCATTTTTCCACGGTCTTCACCCTCTTATTACGCTCTCTGGGGATTCCCGCACGTCTGGCCACAGGATTCGACCCCGGGAACTTCAACCCCTTTACCGGCTTGTATGAGGTCAAGAATACTGATGCGTTCGCCTTAACGGAGGTGTATTTCCCCAGTCATGGTTGGTTCGCCTTTGACCCCATTCCCGGCCATGAGGTGATTCCTCCCTCTGTGAGTGAGTATGAACCCTTTGGGGTATTACGACAGTTTTGGGATTGGATTGCGGGTTGGCTTCCCTCTCCGGTGACGGGGTTTATTAACGGTCTGTTCGTGATGTTGGGCCGGGGGATTGATTGGTTCTTGGAGCGATTTTCTCGCGGCTGGTTCGGGATTTTGACCGGGTTGTTGACTCTAGTGCTGTTTGGTTTTGCGGGATGGTTAAGTTGGCAAGGGTGGCGAGAGTGGAAACGTCGTCGCTGGCTGTCGAAGTTGGCGGCGATGGAGCGGTTATATCAGCAGATGTTGCAACAGTTGGCGGCGGATGGCTGTGGGAAACATCCCGCTGATACCCCCTTGGAGTTTGCGCGTCAGGTGGGCGATCGGTATCCGGCTGAGGTGTGTATCATAGTCTCTCGTATTTGTCAAGCCTATGTGGGTTGGCGTTATGGGAAGGAGTCAGTTCCAGTTGAGGAGTTACGGCAGCAATGGCAGAGGGTGCAGCGTCGAGACTGGCGGCGTAAGTTGGCGACGTTAGGGAGACGTTAG